The following coding sequences lie in one Mus musculus strain C57BL/6J chromosome 11, GRCm38.p6 C57BL/6J genomic window:
- the Mettl2 gene encoding tRNA N(3)-methylcytidine methyltransferase METTL2 isoform X2, whose protein sequence is MAASFPEGVPETEDGKRPQFGHRFLSDPARVFHHNAWDNVKWSEEQAAAAERKVQENSSPLVCPEKQVDYEVNAHKYWDDFYRIHENGFFKDRHWLFTEFPELAPSHSHLTGVPLEKQRSDVCEDGPGLTAEQHKCSCASPGCETQVPPLEEPVTQKLGHLEISGEEFPGSSATYRILEVGCGVGNTVFPILQTNNNPNLFVYCCDFSATAIELLKTNSQYDPSRCYAFVHDLCDEDQSYPVPEDSLDVIVLIFVLSAIVPDKMQKAISKLSRLLKPGGVMLLRDYGRYDMAQLRFKKVLSGT, encoded by the exons ATGGCGGCCTCCTTCCCTGAAGGCGTGCCGGAGACCGAGGACGGGAAGAGACCGCAGTTCGGGCACCGGTTCCTGAGCGACCCGGCGCGCGTCTTCCATCACAATGCCTG GGACAACGTGAAGTGGTCCGAGGAGCAGGCCGCGGCGGCGGAGAGGAAAGTGCAGGAGAACAGCTCCCCGCTGGTGTGCCCGGAGAAGCAAG TTGATTATGAAGTCAATGCCCATAAATACTGGGATGACTTCTACAGAATCCATGAAAATGGGTTTTTCAAGGATAGACACTGGCTTTTTACTGAGTTCCCTGAATTGGCACCTAGCCACAGTCACCTGACGGGTGTACCCTTGGAGAAGCAGAGGAGTGACGTCTGTGAGGACGGACCTGGCTTGACAGCAGAACAGCACAAGTGTTCTTGTGCCAGCCCTGGATGTGAGACTCAGGTGCCTCCCTTGGAAGAGCCAGTGACTCAGAAGCTCGGTCACCTAGAAATTAGTGGTGAGGAATTTCCTGGCTCCTCTGCCACCTACCGAATACTTGAG GTTGGTTGTGGTGTAGGAAACACAGTCTTTCCAATTTTACAAACTAACAA TAACCCAAACCTCTTCGTTTACTGTTGTGACTTTTCTGCCACGGCTATTGAACTGCTCAAG ACAAATTCACAATATGATCCTTCTCGCTGTTATGCCTTTGTTCATGATCTCTGTGATGAAGATCAGAGTTACCCAGTGCCTGAGGACAGTCTTGATGTCATCGTTCTTATATTTGTTCTTTCAGCAATTGTTCCAGACAA GATGCAGAAAGCGATCAGCAAGCTAAGCCGACTCCTGAAGCCTGGAGGGGTGATGCTTCTTCGAGACTATGGCCGCTATGACATGGCTCAACTTCGGTTTAAGAAAG TGCTGTCAGGAACTTGA
- the Mettl2 gene encoding tRNA N(3)-methylcytidine methyltransferase METTL2 isoform X1 — translation MAASFPEGVPETEDGKRPQFGHRFLSDPARVFHHNAWDNVKWSEEQAAAAERKVQENSSPLVCPEKQVDYEVNAHKYWDDFYRIHENGFFKDRHWLFTEFPELAPSHSHLTGVPLEKQRSDVCEDGPGLTAEQHKCSCASPGCETQVPPLEEPVTQKLGHLEISGEEFPGSSATYRILEVGCGVGNTVFPILQTNNNPNLFVYCCDFSATAIELLKTNSQYDPSRCYAFVHDLCDEDQSYPVPEDSLDVIVLIFVLSAIVPDKMQKAISKLSRLLKPGGVMLLRDYGRYDMAQLRFKKGQCLSGNFYVRGDGTRVYFFTQVGTCPFGKSQPPASSDLPFAAACASGAAVSR, via the exons ATGGCGGCCTCCTTCCCTGAAGGCGTGCCGGAGACCGAGGACGGGAAGAGACCGCAGTTCGGGCACCGGTTCCTGAGCGACCCGGCGCGCGTCTTCCATCACAATGCCTG GGACAACGTGAAGTGGTCCGAGGAGCAGGCCGCGGCGGCGGAGAGGAAAGTGCAGGAGAACAGCTCCCCGCTGGTGTGCCCGGAGAAGCAAG TTGATTATGAAGTCAATGCCCATAAATACTGGGATGACTTCTACAGAATCCATGAAAATGGGTTTTTCAAGGATAGACACTGGCTTTTTACTGAGTTCCCTGAATTGGCACCTAGCCACAGTCACCTGACGGGTGTACCCTTGGAGAAGCAGAGGAGTGACGTCTGTGAGGACGGACCTGGCTTGACAGCAGAACAGCACAAGTGTTCTTGTGCCAGCCCTGGATGTGAGACTCAGGTGCCTCCCTTGGAAGAGCCAGTGACTCAGAAGCTCGGTCACCTAGAAATTAGTGGTGAGGAATTTCCTGGCTCCTCTGCCACCTACCGAATACTTGAG GTTGGTTGTGGTGTAGGAAACACAGTCTTTCCAATTTTACAAACTAACAA TAACCCAAACCTCTTCGTTTACTGTTGTGACTTTTCTGCCACGGCTATTGAACTGCTCAAG ACAAATTCACAATATGATCCTTCTCGCTGTTATGCCTTTGTTCATGATCTCTGTGATGAAGATCAGAGTTACCCAGTGCCTGAGGACAGTCTTGATGTCATCGTTCTTATATTTGTTCTTTCAGCAATTGTTCCAGACAA GATGCAGAAAGCGATCAGCAAGCTAAGCCGACTCCTGAAGCCTGGAGGGGTGATGCTTCTTCGAGACTATGGCCGCTATGACATGGCTCAACTTCGGTTTAAGAAAG GTCAGTGTCTATCTGGAAACTTCTATGTGAGAGGTGATGGCACCAGAGTTTACTTCTTCACACAAG